CTTCTTAACGCAGGAACAATCAGTCGGCTTTTGGAGCTTCTACCGGCTTGACCGCTTCTTCGTAAGAGACCGATTTGTCGGTCACGCTAGCTTTCTGCAGAACAGTATCCACAACTTGCTCTTCCAGCACAACCGAACGGACTTCGTTCAGTTGCTGGTCGTTCTTGTAGTACCAGGAGACGACTTGCTCAGGCTCTTGGTAGGCCGAAGCCATTTCCTGAATCATTTCGCGAACGCGGGTTTCGTCAGGCTTGAGATCGAATTGCTTGACCACTTCAGCCACGATCAGACCCAGTACCACGCGGCGCTTGGCTTGCTCTTCGAACAGCTCGGCCGGCAGTTGGTCAGGCTTGATGTTGCCACCGAACTGCTGAACAGCCTGCACGCGCAGACGGTCAACTTCGTTGGACAGCAGAGCCTTTGGCACTTCGATCGGGTTGGTGGCCAGCAGACCGTCCATTACCTGATTCTTGACCTTGGACTTGATGGCCTGACGCAGTTCGCGCTCCATGTTCTTGCGAACTTCGGCGCGGAAACCATCGATACCGCTTTCCTTGATGCCGAATTGAGCAAAGAACTCTTCGTTCAGCTCTGGCAGTTTTGGCTCGGAAACGCTGTTCACGGTGACGGTGAACTCAGCGGTTTTGCCAGCCAGGTCCAGGTTCTGATAGTCCTCTGGGAAAGTCAGGTTCAGAACGCGCTCTTCACCGGCTTTAGCGCCGACCAGGCCATCTTCGAAGCCAGGGATCATGCGGCCGGAACCCAGAACCAGCTGGGTACCTTTGGCGGAACCGCCAGCGAATACTTCGCCGTCAACCTTGCCAACGAAATCGATGTTCAGTTGGTCTTCGTTCTGAGCGGCACGATCAGCCACTTCGAAACGGGTGTTCTGCTTGCGCAGGATGTCCAGCATCTTGTCCAGATCGGCATCAGTCACGTCAGCGCTCAGGCGCTCTACGTTGATACCGTCGAAACCGGCAACGGTGAACTCAGGGAACACTTCGAATACGGCTACGTATTCCAGGTCCTTGCCCGCTTCCAGGGATTTTGGCTCGATCGATGGCGAACCAGCCGGGTTCAGCTTTTGCTCAACCACTGCTTCGTAGAAGGAAGACTGGATCACGTCGCCTACAGCTTCCTGGCGAGCTTCAGCGCCGAAACGACGCTTGATTTCGCTCATTGGCACTTTGCCTGGACGGAAGCCAGCAATCTTGGCCTTTTGGGCAGTCTGCTGCAGACGCTTGTTGACCTGAGTCTCGATGCGCTCAGCCGGCACGGTGATGCTCATGCGGCGCTCAAGAGCAGAAGTATTTTCAACAGAAACTTGCATGGATATTCCTCGTTGCACAGACGTTGGCCGGCCGTTTCCGACCCCAGAATCAAGGGCATGCATTCTAGAGGGTCAAACTCAAGAAGTCACCCTACTGAAAACGGGTAAAAACGCAGCAGGCAATTTATAGGTGCGAATGCACGGATGCACCTCGCCCCGATGGCAAATACAGCCAATCATGCCAGGGCTCTGCGCCAACCTTTCTATATATAGAAGCGGTCGCCAACCATCTCCCTGGCAGCCGGACTTGCGAGCAAGCCGGCGGACAGCGCGGCATCATCGAGAAACATAAATACGACGAAATGCCCCGCCCTGCGACCCCGGAACCAGCAGTCGCCGAAACTCGAACCACTGAAACAAAAAAGGCGCCAGACTGTTAAATCTGGCGCCTTTCGGAATATGGGGTGGACGATGGGGATCGAACCCACGACAACGGGAGTCACAATCCCGTGCTCTACCAACTGAGCTACGCCCACCATATTGCGTGCCAAAGAAGCCAAACAACTTCTTTGTTAAACCCCCACCATGCCGATTGGCATGCATGAAGCTTTATTTGGTGCGGATGAAGAGACTCGAACTCTTACGCCTCGCGGCGCTGGAACCTAAATCCAGTGTGTCTACCAATTCCACCACATCCGCGGCTTGAAGCTTTAAAACAAAGGCGCCAGACCGTTAAATCTGGCGCCTTTCGAAATATGGGGTGGACGATGGGGATCGAACCCACGACAACGGGAGTCACAATCCCGTGCTCTACCAACTGAGCTACGCCCACCATATCGCGCTACTTGTGCCAAAGCTGCCTAATGGCGCACCCGGCAGGACTCGAACCTGCGACCATCCGCTTAGAAGGCGGATGCTCTATCCAGCTGAGCTACGGGCGCCTTATTAATCTGTACCCTTGAAGGACTACAAACTAAATGCTTTCCAGCCTCGCAAAACCTTGATTTCGCTTGACCTTCTTAACCAGTGCTAGGCTGTGCCCGACAAGTGCGACGAATAGTATAGAGCCACCTGTAGGTCGTCAAATCCTTTTTGAAA
This genomic interval from Pseudomonas putida contains the following:
- the tig gene encoding trigger factor yields the protein MQVSVENTSALERRMSITVPAERIETQVNKRLQQTAQKAKIAGFRPGKVPMSEIKRRFGAEARQEAVGDVIQSSFYEAVVEQKLNPAGSPSIEPKSLEAGKDLEYVAVFEVFPEFTVAGFDGINVERLSADVTDADLDKMLDILRKQNTRFEVADRAAQNEDQLNIDFVGKVDGEVFAGGSAKGTQLVLGSGRMIPGFEDGLVGAKAGEERVLNLTFPEDYQNLDLAGKTAEFTVTVNSVSEPKLPELNEEFFAQFGIKESGIDGFRAEVRKNMERELRQAIKSKVKNQVMDGLLATNPIEVPKALLSNEVDRLRVQAVQQFGGNIKPDQLPAELFEEQAKRRVVLGLIVAEVVKQFDLKPDETRVREMIQEMASAYQEPEQVVSWYYKNDQQLNEVRSVVLEEQVVDTVLQKASVTDKSVSYEEAVKPVEAPKAD